Proteins from a single region of Mytilus trossulus isolate FHL-02 chromosome 2, PNRI_Mtr1.1.1.hap1, whole genome shotgun sequence:
- the LOC134707507 gene encoding aquaporin-like produces MPGFFSKEIKDLFSVDLYRACAAEFIGVLLLTFMALGTGITSPGDPVAASIEAGFFIGCAIRILSTVSGGHVNPAISVGFLVLGQITVIRFIFYSIIQTLGSAAGAALLKAIVPANQTTNDLGIIFPASGVNDAQAIVCEMIITFFLLFGTFAMIDPKRIDVNGFAPFQIGLIVVINIFATFNLSGGCMNPARTFGPSIVAGIYDKSWIYWVGDMTGAVLGALLYDKIFSTTACKRWIKADFRRCNASNEESETFDDKLATYKKTGPDEHSHEMF; encoded by the exons ATGCCTGGTTTTTTCTCTAAAGAGATTAAGGATTTGTTTTCCGTTGATCTATATAGAGCTTGTGCAGCAGAATTTATTGGAGTGTTATTGCTGACGTTTATGGCGTTGGGAACTGGTATAACCAGTCCCGGTGATCCCGTTGCTGCTTCAATAGAAGCTGGTTTCTTTATTGGTTGTGCAATTAGAATACTATCCACTGTCAGTGGTGGTCACGTTAATCCAGCTATAAGTGTTGGATTTCTGGTTCTTGGACAAATAACAGTGATccgttttatattttattccatCATACAGACACTCGGGTCTGCGGCCGGTGCGGCTTTACTTAAAGCTATAGTACCTGCAAACCAGACAACCAATGACTTAGGAATAATATTTCCCGCCTCAGGAGTGAACGACGCACAGGCAATAGTTTGTGAAATGATTATTACTTTCTTTCTGCTTTTCGGAACATTTGCCATGATCGATCCAAAGAGAATAGATGTCAATGGGTTTGCACCATTCCAAATCGGACTTATTGTTGTCATcaatatatttgccact ttcaacCTATCAGGTGGCTGCATGAATCCAGCAAGAACGTTTGGTCCGTCAATTGTAGCTGGTATATATGACAAATCATGG aTTTATTGGGTCGGAGATATGACTGGTGCAGTTTTGGGAGCTCTACTTTATGACAAAATCTTCTCTACAACAGCATGTAAACGTTGGATAAAGGCAGACTTCAGAAGATGTAACGCAAGTAACGAAGAGAGCGAGACCTTCGACGACAAACTGGCAACTTATAAAAAGACTGGACCTGACGAACATAGTCATGAAATGTTTTAG